In the genome of Dermacentor variabilis isolate Ectoservices chromosome 5, ASM5094787v1, whole genome shotgun sequence, one region contains:
- the LOC142582376 gene encoding venom metalloproteinase BumaMPs1-like, with the protein MLALAVETSLLFCLVSTLQDGQIVYPTLFTPRNNNGRKVLRVNQNITLNLEKSEVFSDDFMFITESNNEQVHYLMKREYYERNLYHDEKSMASVIVNEDDGVQVEGILSDTMRIKPMAQMERSEDGRIAHTIYEIKSPLWTKEAHRRHRKLHLPPVINIDDRQDNQSPGLRKRRKKILHPEIHVVVDCAFAQEFKFSEMAVTLYISVFVNAVNLRFNSIRRPRIRLRVVGITMSKTKEPYLVPGTEDDQILDVETLTKFNEHYKNTVQFKNSDLLFLMTGLDMVFIEKNVTETLVAGVARTGGICQEDKVAMAEDRPRAYYGVYTFAHEVGHSLGCAHDGEPALNLPGHISSEKCPASDGYIMSYTMEDEKQYLFSECCQENIRNLVRQQRWHCLSEANLKKLTTNKDLPGMRTTKEHFCSRIFLFDYTAFYDKNYGVKDCKVRCRNKTVLYTVGAIDGTPCEENTGPKKHCILGKCVELQKQ; encoded by the exons ATGGCCAAATTGTCTATCCGACGTTATTTACCCCGAGGAACAACAATGGGCGAAAGGTACTTCGGGTAAACCAGAACATTACACTTAATCTTGAAAAGAGTGAGGTGTTTTCAGATGACTTTATGTTTATCACTGAATCAAACAACGAACAAGTCCACTACCTC ATGAAGCGCGAATACTACGAGAGAAACTTGTATCACGATGAGAAAAGCATGGCTTCCGTCATAGTCAACGAAGATGATGGCGTCCAAGTT GAAGGTATCCTCAGTGATACAATGCGCATCAAACCTATGGCGCAAATGGAGCGTTCTGAAGATGGCCGAATTGCTCATACTATATACGAAATCAAATCGCCTTTGTGGACAAAAGAAGCTCACAGAAGACACAGGAAG CTTCATCTCCCACCAGTCATCAATATCGACGATCGGCAAGATAACCAGTCTCCAG GTCTCCGAAAACGACGGAAGAAAATTCTGCATCCGGAAATTCACGTCGTTGTAGATTGCGCTTTTGCTCAAGAATTTAAATTTAGTGAAATGGCCGTAACGCTATACATATCGGTTTTCGTAAACGCA GTGAACCTTCGCTTCAACAGCATCCGCAGACCTAGAATCAGGCTAAGAGTGGTGGGAATCACAATGTCCAAAACG AAGGAGCCGTATCTTGTGCCAGGAACCGAGGATGACCAAATACTGGACGTCGAGACGCTAACAAAGTTTAACGAACATTATAAAAATACAGTTCAATTCAAAAACTCTGACCTGCTCTTTCTGATGACAGG ACTGGACATGGTTTTTATTGAAAAAAACGTCACTGAGACCTTGGTTGCCG GAGTGGCCCGTACCGGCGGGATATGCCAGGAAGACAAAGTAGCTATGGCAGAAGACCGGCCGAGAGCCTATTACGGCGTTTACACATTTGCTCACGAAGTGGGGCACAG TCTCGGCTGTGCACACGACGGAGAGCCTGCACTAAACCTACCAGGTCACATAAGTTCAGAGAAGTGTCCTGCTAGCGACGGCTACATAATGAGCTACACAATGGAAGACGAAAAACAGTACCTATTTTCTGAGTGTTGCCAGGAGAACATCCGAAATCTAGTGAG GCAGCAACGCTGGCATTGTTTGAGTGAAGCGAATCTCAAAAAGCTCACAACTAACAAAGACCTCCCTGGTATGCGAACGACAAAAGAACATTTCTGTAGTCGAATATTCTTATTCGACTATACTGCGTTCTACGACAAG aattacgGCGTCAAAGACTGCAAAGTTCGGTGTCGAAATAAGACTGTCCTGTACACTGTTGGCGCTATTGACGGTACGCCTTGCGAAGAGAACACAGGACCGAAAAAG CATTGCATCCTCGGGAAATGCGTTGAACTCCAGAAACAATAA